One segment of Castanea sativa cultivar Marrone di Chiusa Pesio chromosome 3, ASM4071231v1 DNA contains the following:
- the LOC142627741 gene encoding protein DEHYDRATION-INDUCED 19 homolog 3-like yields MDGDSWSARLSSASKRYQSALQSRSDMFMGFEEIDGDDDIKEEFPCPFCSEYFDIVGLCCHIDEEHPVEAKNGVCPVCAMRVGVDMVAHITLQHGNIFKMQRKRKTRKSGAHSTLSLLRKELREGNFQSLFGGSSCIVSSSNAAPDPLLSSFILPMADDFVSAQPQFSPETSSVKKKTEQKVSERNVQSSPFSIKDQEEKAKRCEFVHGLLLSTILDDNL; encoded by the exons ATGGATGGTGATTCGTGGAGCGCTCGGCTTTCTTCGGCTTCGAAGAGGTACCAGTCGGCTCTGCAATCGCGATCAG ATATGTTCATGGgatttgaagaaattgatggcGATGATGATATAAAGGAAGAGTTTCCATGCCCTTTCTGTTCAGAGTATTTCGATATCGTTGGACTGTGCTGCCACATTGATGAAGAACATCCTGTAGAGGCGAAGAATGGG GTATGTCCAGTTTGTGCAATGAGGGTGGGGGTTGATATGGTTGCGCACATTACCCTACAACATGGAAACATATTTAAGAT GCAACGCAAGAGAAAAACACGTAAAAGTGGAGCACATTCTACACTATCTTTATTGAGGAAAGAGCTGCGAGAAGGAAACTTTCAGTCCCTTTTTGGGGGTTCTTCCTGTATAGTCTCTTCATCCAACGCAGCACCAGATCCATTGTTGTCATCATTTATTTTGCCCATGGCTGATGATTTTGTATCTGCTCAACCTCAGTTTTCACCTGAAACAAGCTCAGTCAAGAAAAAAACAGAGCAGAAAGTGTCAGAGCG AAATGTTCAGTCGTCTCCCTTCTCTATCAAGGATCAGGAAGAGAAGGCAAAAAGATGCGAGTTTGTTCATGGGCTGTTGTTGTCCACCATTCTTGATGACAATTTATGA